The sequence GCGCGGCGCTTTAGCTACGCGGAGGCCGACCGCGAGAGCAACCGGGCTGCGCGCGCCTTTCTGCGCGCTCGAGGCTGGGACGGGGGACCCGGCGGCGGCGCGGGGGCCACCGGGGAAGGCGAGCGGGCGGCGCAGGGCGCCCGAGACGCGGCGGCCGGAAGCGGCGCGGCGCCGGCCGCGTGGGAAGGGGATGGCGCGGCCGAAGCTGGAGAAGCCGCTGTCCCTCTGGCACCCGGGGCCACCGTGGCGCTGCTCCTCCCCGCCTGCCCAGAGTTCCTGTGGCTCTGGTTCGGGCTGGCCAAGGCCGGTCTGCGCGCAGCCTTTGTGCCCACCGCCCTGCGCCGGGGTCCCCTACTGCACTGCCTCCGCAGCTGCGGCGCGCGCGCGCTCGTGCTGGCGCCAGGTAAGGCTGCAGCGCCCAACCAACGAGGGCGCTGCCCGCCACTGAAAGGGGCGCGTCGGGCGGGGGTCAGAGAAGGGGTGGGCTCGGAAGGAGGCAAAACTATCTCCCTGAGGTTCTGAAAAAGTGGGTGGGGATATGAGTCTCTGGGTTTGCGAAATGATGCAGCTGGGTCTTTGGTTCCCCAAAGATTCCCAAGGAGTAGGGCTCCAGGTTCCAGATCCGTGACGGGACATCCATACTCTTCACCCTCACCCAAGAGCAGCGCGGGGGGAAGGAGGGGCGGGGGCAAATAGCCTAAGGGGTGGGGAAGGCCTCTGGGTAGCGGTAGGGCCGCCCAGCTGTGCTTTCCCACCCCATCCAGAGTTCCTGGAGTCCCTGGAGCCTGACCTGCTGGCCCTGAGAGCCATGGGGCTCTGCCTGTGGGCTGCAGGCCCCACAACCCATCCTGCTGGAATCGGCGATTTGCTGGCTGAGGCCTCGGCTGAAGTGGATGGGCCGGTGCCCGGGTATCTCTCTGCCCCCCAGAGCATAATGGACACGTGCCTGTACATCTTCACCTCTGGCACCACGGGTGAGGGCTGGACACCATGCTTACCCCCCAGAAACTACGTCAGAAGAAGGAGGGAATCGGAACTGTGACCTCCTCAGCTCCCAGGCCACCCCTCCAAAACCCCCAGAGAGGATGCTGATCCTGGCAGCTGGCCATATCCTCTCTCTCGCTACCCCTCCCGCCCCTCTTCATTTCTCCACCTCCGAACTTCCCACATTTCCTGGCCTCCCTTCTCCTCAGCTTCCCTGTtgcctctgcctctttcttcggGAAACCCAGCAGGGGCAAAGAGAGAGGCAGGGCTTGGAGGTCTGACCCTCTCCCTGATCTCCCCGCCCCGACTCTGCAGGCCTCCCCAAGGCTGCTCGGATCAGTCATCTAAAGATCCTGCAATGCCAGGGGTTCTACCAGCTGTGCGGCGCCTGCCAGGAGGATGTGATCTACCTCGCCCTCCCACTCTACCACATGTCTGGCTCCCTGCTGGGCATTGTGGGCTGCCTGGGCATTGGTCAGTGTCCCCCACCCTAACCCCCCTTTCAGTCCTCCAGCAAATGTTTGttccagcaaacatttattaagtacctatgtGGTATGCTCACCTGAGGATGCTTCCTGAGTCCTTCAGGGTAGAGAAtccagaggaaggaggaggcaggGGCCTACTCTCCAGGAGCTCCTGGTACAATGGCGAAGCGTCACCTGCACAGACCTACAGACTGAGCAACTAGGGAGGCCATACGGTTCACAGGAGTCCCGActccaggggcaggggagggaagggCTGCGAGTGTCAGCCTAGGAAGAAGCAGATGGAGAAGAGCTTGTGACCTGGGGCGGGAACGGGGGATGTACTGCTTCGGGGTGGGAAGTAGGGAAAGGGCCTTAAGCTGTCCAAGACACAGGTGGGAAAGGAAGAGGGCCACTTGGCCTGCCGGAAGTGTGAATGTCACAGCAGGGCCTTCCTGGGGACTGCAGTACAGTGAAGGCTAGTGTCTGGGAAGGAGGGGGTCAGGGCTCCCCTGCAGCCCTTAACctcacttctttccttcctcctctttctccccgCTTCTGGCAGGTGCCACAGTGGTGCTGAAGTCCAAGTTCTCGGCTGGTCAGTTCTGGGAGGACTGTCAGCAGCACGGGGTGACGGTGTTCCAGTACATCGGGGAATTATGCCGGTACCTTGTCAACCAGCCCCCGGTGCGTGGGCACAGATCCCGGGCAGAGCCGAGGCACGGAGATGGGCAGTGGAAGGGAGACACTGAGACAGCTATCTGGGAGTTGGAGGGAGAGGAAGCAAGAAGAaaatggcagagtgggaaggagcCTGGGATGGTAGGACACCTGATGCTTAGGGCATCTgaaggaggccacagtgcagggggcCTCTGCGGAGTGGGAAACAGGACTTCACTTTGGGGAGACGGCATCTGGGCGCTgaagctcctgcccctctgcccaCTCATCTCAGAACAAGGCAGAACGTGGACATAAGGTCCGGCTGGCAGTGGGCAGCGGGCTGCGCCCAGACACCTGGGAGCGTTTCATGCGGCGCTTCGGGCCCCTGCAGGTGCTGGAGACGTACGGTCTGACAGAGGGCAACGTGGCCACTTTCAACTACACAGGAAGGCCGGGGGCTGTGGGCCGCGCCTCCTGGCTTTACAAGGTGAGCAGGGAGGGAGCTGGAGAACCCGCGGCACTGGGGAgggcaggtggggaggggctCATGCGACTGAAATGACCCTGCGCCTGGGTCTCCCTTCCCCAGCATGTCTTCCCCTTCTCTTTGATTCGCTATGATGTCACCACAGGGGAGCCGATCCGGGACACCCGGGGGCACTGTGTGGCCACACCTCCAGGTTCGTTCTCAGGTGGggtgggtggaggtggtggagctgGAAGAGAGGATTGGCACTGGAGAGTGGAGTGGGGGCAGCCACCCCTGACCCCAGTGACTCTGCCAGGTGAACCAGGGCTGCTGGTGGCCCCCGTGAGCCAGCAGTCCCCATTCCTGGGCTACGCCGGGGGGCCAGAGCTGGCCCTCGGAAAGCTGCTGAAGGATGTCTTCCGGCCTGGGGATGTTTTCTTCAACACCGGGGACCTGTTGGTCTGCGATGACCAGGGCTTTCTTCGCTTCCATGATCGGACTGGAGACACCTTCAGGTATCCGTCCATAACCTCCTGACTCCTTTCCTGGGCATCTGATCTCTGTGTGTGTGACCCAAAGCCCCTAAACCTCACCTCCCTAATCTCCTGCCCTAACCTTATCCTTATCCTTGGGTCCTTATCCAACCTGCCAGCTCAGACCTAAATACTTCTTCCCTGTGACCGTCTGTGCCCTGACCTCATCCCTGAcctctttctctccccacccggCTCAGAAGGCCCTGACCGCTGACTCCCAGTTTCAAATCTCTGCTCTCTGGCAGGTGGAAAGGGGAGAATGTGGCCACGACGGAGGTGGCGGGGACCTTGGAGGCCCTGGATTTTCTTCAGGAGGTGAACGTCTATGGAGTCACTGTGCCAGGTGCCTACGCGTGGGGGGGGGGGCACCCGGCCCACCACCCTGAATGGGTGTTCCTCGGGCGCAGGAAACATGAGGCCTCGTGGTGGTCAGCCACCGCGGCtgaccctgcccccacccccaccagggcACGAAGGCAGGGCTGGAATGGCCGCCCTCGTTCTGCGTCCCCCCCACTCCTTGGACCTCATGCAGCTCTATGCCCATGTTTCTGAGAACTTGCCACCTTATGCCCGGCCTCGATTCCTAAGGCTCCAGGTAACCAGCCACTCCTGCCCCGACCCCTCACCATATATCCACAGCAGCCCGTGGCTCCCAAACCCCACAAAGGGACCCCCACGTAATACACtctgggaagaaagagaaagaacagtTCCTTGCCAGACGCAGCTTTCACCCTCTTCGTTCCCTATGCCCCTCCTCTAGGCCTGGCTCCTTGTCTTTCCTGTCACCCCCTCCCCTAAACCCTGACCTCTTTCATACCCCCTTTCCCCACACCCGCCCCTTAGCAAATCCAGGGAACTCACCTGGGCAGAATACCCCTCCTTTAGCTCCCTTTGATGCCCCCTCCCCAGGAGTCTCTGGCCACCACAGAGACCTTCAAGCAGCAGAAGGTTCGGATGGCGAAGGAGGGCTTTGACCCCAGTGTACTGTCCGACCCACTGTACATTCTCGACCCGGCTGGGGGCGCCTACCTGCCCCTCACACCTGCTCGGTACAATGCCCTCCTGGCTGGGGACCTTCGCATCTGAGAGCCCTCCGTGCTGAGGCGTCTGAGGGA comes from Diceros bicornis minor isolate mBicDic1 chromosome 4, mDicBic1.mat.cur, whole genome shotgun sequence and encodes:
- the SLC27A3 gene encoding long-chain fatty acid transport protein 3 isoform X3 produces the protein MATLLLLPLLLLLPLLLLKLRLWPQLRWLAADLAFAVRALRCKRALRARALASATADPEGPEAGCSLASRLAQLARQRAAHTFLIHGARRFSYAEADRESNRAARAFLRARGWDGGPGGGAGATGEGERAAQGARDAAAGSGAAPAAWEGDGAAEAGEAAVPLAPGATVALLLPACPEFLWLWFGLAKAGLRAAFVPTALRRGPLLHCLRSCGARALVLAPEFLESLEPDLLALRAMGLCLWAAGPTTHPAGIGDLLAEASAEVDGPVPGYLSAPQSIMDTCLYIFTSGTTGLPKAARISHLKILQCQGFYQLCGACQEDVIYLALPLYHMSGSLLGIVGCLGIGATVVLKSKFSAGQFWEDCQQHGVTVFQYIGELCRYLVNQPPNKAERGHKVRLAVGSGLRPDTWERFMRRFGPLQVLETYGLTEGNVATFNYTGRPGAVGRASWLYKHVFPFSLIRYDVTTGEPIRDTRGHCVATPPGEPGLLVAPVSQQSPFLGYAGGPELALGKLLKDVFRPGDVFFNTGDLLVCDDQGFLRFHDRTGDTFRWKGENVATTEVAGTLEALDFLQEVNVYGVTVPGHEGRAGMAALVLRPPHSLDLMQLYAHVSENLPPYARPRFLRLQESLATTETFKQQKVRMAKEGFDPSVLSDPLYILDPAGGAYLPLTPARYNALLAGDLRI
- the SLC27A3 gene encoding long-chain fatty acid transport protein 3 isoform X1, with protein sequence MATLLLLPLLLLLPLLLLKLRLWPQLRWLAADLAFAVRALRCKRALRARALASATADPEGPEAGCSLASRLAQLARQRAAHTFLIHGARRFSYAEADRESNRAARAFLRARGWDGGPGGGAGATGEGERAAQGARDAAAGSGAAPAAWEGDGAAEAGEAAVPLAPGATVALLLPACPEFLWLWFGLAKAGLRAAFVPTALRRGPLLHCLRSCGARALVLAPEFLESLEPDLLALRAMGLCLWAAGPTTHPAGIGDLLAEASAEVDGPVPGYLSAPQSIMDTCLYIFTSGTTGLPKAARISHLKILQCQGFYQLCGACQEDVIYLALPLYHMSGSLLGIVGCLGIGATVVLKSKFSAGQFWEDCQQHGVTVFQYIGELCRYLVNQPPVLETYGLTEGNVATFNYTGRPGAVGRASWLYKHVFPFSLIRYDVTTGEPIRDTRGHCVATPPGEPGLLVAPVSQQSPFLGYAGGPELALGKLLKDVFRPGDVFFNTGDLLVCDDQGFLRFHDRTGDTFRWKGENVATTEVAGTLEALDFLQEVNVYGVTVPGHEGRAGMAALVLRPPHSLDLMQLYAHVSENLPPYARPRFLRLQESLATTETFKQQKVRMAKEGFDPSVLSDPLYILDPAGGAYLPLTPARYNALLAGDLRI
- the SLC27A3 gene encoding long-chain fatty acid transport protein 3 isoform X2, with translation MATLLLLPLLLLLPLLLLKLRLWPQLRWLAADLAFAVRALRCKRALRARALASATADPEGPEAGCSLASRLAQLARQRAAHTFLIHGARRFSYAEADRESNRAARAFLRARGWDGGPGGGAGATGEGERAAQGARDAAAGSGAAPAAWEGDGAAEAGEAAVPLAPGATVALLLPACPEFLWLWFGLAKAGLRAAFVPTALRRGPLLHCLRSCGARALVLAPEFLESLEPDLLALRAMGLCLWAAGPTTHPAGIGDLLAEASAEVDGPVPGYLSAPQSIMDTCLYIFTSGTTGATVVLKSKFSAGQFWEDCQQHGVTVFQYIGELCRYLVNQPPNKAERGHKVRLAVGSGLRPDTWERFMRRFGPLQVLETYGLTEGNVATFNYTGRPGAVGRASWLYKHVFPFSLIRYDVTTGEPIRDTRGHCVATPPGEPGLLVAPVSQQSPFLGYAGGPELALGKLLKDVFRPGDVFFNTGDLLVCDDQGFLRFHDRTGDTFRWKGENVATTEVAGTLEALDFLQEVNVYGVTVPGHEGRAGMAALVLRPPHSLDLMQLYAHVSENLPPYARPRFLRLQESLATTETFKQQKVRMAKEGFDPSVLSDPLYILDPAGGAYLPLTPARYNALLAGDLRI